A window of the Pelagicoccus enzymogenes genome harbors these coding sequences:
- a CDS encoding RidA family protein, translating to MSLLPQHKFRYVAGLFVLAAGAYIGLRFVGANSNERITVHKQASLPYADAVEVAPGSEYFYTWGVTASPRMKEIAKNSVENRYGDTYEQTFSVLAQLTKDLAEVGLTLRDVVNVRAYIVADPEPDFDGWNRAFKQFFGTTTNPHKPARTTVGISRLFHSDYRVEVEFVAVFPDGRGPHTAGTRQHERYTRLSRTETSERWKSYGRPIWPMSTGKATVADTSMFFSSSVRPASLMPNPPPGFFMYGNISQQSASLFKQMGSQLKEAGLGFEDVFFIRACVYPGKDSISKSFAAFNQEYSKFFNNDRNPNQPTRTVMSTPGFNYRNQSISIEYYAAYPEDSDREFATARASIGSTPAVVDSKPIAPAGVSVSADAKMVFLAGSIPSVEGDMKAQASSALEALKARVELAGGTLDDLVHVRAYIAEGDLKTLDKRIAEWEALYRETFSGENAPAITTLPVVSIVGNGIIELEGAAAILP from the coding sequence ATGTCTTTACTTCCACAGCATAAGTTTCGCTACGTGGCCGGGCTCTTCGTGCTCGCGGCGGGGGCTTACATTGGGCTCCGCTTCGTCGGGGCAAACTCCAACGAGCGCATTACCGTCCACAAGCAAGCTTCGCTTCCTTACGCCGATGCGGTCGAGGTGGCTCCCGGTTCCGAGTACTTCTATACCTGGGGCGTTACGGCCAGCCCACGCATGAAGGAGATAGCCAAGAACAGCGTAGAGAACCGCTACGGCGACACCTACGAGCAGACCTTCAGCGTGCTGGCCCAATTGACCAAAGACCTAGCCGAGGTAGGGCTCACCTTGCGCGACGTGGTCAATGTGCGAGCTTACATCGTTGCGGACCCAGAACCGGACTTCGACGGTTGGAATCGCGCCTTCAAGCAATTCTTCGGCACCACGACTAACCCGCACAAGCCGGCCCGTACCACCGTGGGAATCTCCCGCCTCTTCCACTCCGACTACCGCGTGGAAGTAGAGTTCGTGGCCGTCTTCCCAGATGGACGTGGACCGCACACTGCAGGAACGCGACAGCATGAGCGCTACACCCGCTTGAGTCGGACCGAAACCAGCGAGCGCTGGAAATCCTACGGTCGCCCCATCTGGCCCATGAGCACGGGCAAGGCAACGGTTGCGGATACGAGCATGTTCTTCTCCTCTTCCGTAAGGCCTGCCTCCCTCATGCCGAATCCACCACCGGGATTTTTCATGTACGGGAATATCAGCCAGCAGTCTGCCTCCCTCTTCAAGCAAATGGGCAGCCAGTTGAAAGAGGCAGGGCTGGGCTTCGAGGACGTGTTCTTCATCCGAGCTTGCGTCTATCCGGGGAAAGATTCGATCAGCAAGAGCTTCGCTGCCTTCAATCAGGAATACAGCAAGTTCTTCAACAACGATCGTAATCCGAACCAACCGACGCGTACCGTGATGTCGACTCCCGGTTTCAACTACCGAAACCAAAGCATCTCCATCGAGTACTACGCGGCGTATCCAGAAGACAGCGACAGGGAATTCGCGACTGCTCGCGCTTCGATCGGTTCCACTCCTGCCGTCGTCGATTCCAAGCCAATCGCGCCCGCTGGCGTCTCCGTGTCGGCCGACGCCAAGATGGTTTTTCTCGCGGGCAGCATTCCTTCGGTAGAAGGAGACATGAAGGCCCAAGCAAGCTCCGCTCTCGAAGCGTTAAAGGCAAGGGTGGAGCTAGCTGGAGGCACCTTGGACGATCTGGTGCACGTGCGGGCCTACATCGCCGAGGGCGACCTAAAGACATTGGACAAGCGTATCGCCGAGTGGGAAGCGCTGTATCGGGAGACTTTTAGCGGTGAAAACGCCCCCGCCATCACCACCCTCCCAGTCGTTTCCATCGTCGGCAACGGAATCATTGAACTCGAGGGTGCAGCAGCCATACTTCCCTGA
- a CDS encoding c-type cytochrome, with amino-acid sequence MKFASKFFAGASLSSILALAYACANPQSPSPAKADPASIQKGKETYAMFCQACHGPEDPSIDSPSNLFDRKWFHGEGRAGVEKSIREGIMEKGMPGWGPMIPSEDIDAILDYLFSFQTTETSTDE; translated from the coding sequence ATGAAATTTGCATCGAAGTTCTTCGCAGGAGCGAGCCTCTCTTCCATTCTCGCGCTCGCCTACGCCTGCGCAAATCCCCAGTCTCCCAGCCCAGCGAAGGCCGACCCGGCCTCTATCCAAAAAGGCAAGGAGACCTATGCCATGTTCTGCCAAGCCTGCCACGGGCCGGAAGATCCCAGCATCGACTCGCCAAGCAATCTTTTCGACAGAAAGTGGTTTCACGGCGAGGGCCGAGCCGGCGTGGAAAAATCCATCCGCGAAGGCATAATGGAAAAAGGCATGCCTGGCTGGGGACCCATGATCCCTTCCGAGGACATAGACGCCATCCTCGACTACCTCTTCAGCTTCCAAACAACAGAAACATCAACAGATGAATAA
- a CDS encoding flavin monoamine oxidase family protein, which yields MSTKAKLTRRNFIRQVGAYGGCAFTTMTALGLMTQATGHGAELTGLTHIGGKSKKRVLILGAGIAGLTTAYELGKLGFDCVILEPRAIPGGRSMTLRRGDTITETTGASQTCKFDEGLYFNPGPSRFPQWHVTMDYCRELGVEVQPFVNLNENAFYYGEGDIGPMAGKRARIREVKTDLRGYTAELLAKVADDEALDTELTASDKEALLDFLHYEGGLSGSQHEYRGHNRRGYKVWPGGGLQEGELGEPYKFSELLQSGFGNLFHRANEYQYQSQMFTPAGGMDKIPMALAEKVKDKIVYGAQVKEIRRTNPGARVVYTVNGEDKELSGDYCVCTIPPTILRRLQTDFSPMLKNTLNIVPFQNSGKIGMQFKRRFWEEDDRIYGGISWTNLPVAEIWYPSNGFMGKKGIMGGYYVFGPTSDQLGRMTPEQRLEFALSHGEKVHPQYREEFETAFSVNWSSIPHIEGCLAHFPQAMLKTFYPLLIKPEGELYLAASWASHLGGWQAGAFEAARIAVKSIHERTMAS from the coding sequence ATGTCTACCAAAGCGAAACTCACTCGCCGGAATTTCATCCGGCAAGTCGGGGCGTACGGCGGTTGTGCCTTCACAACAATGACCGCGCTCGGACTCATGACTCAAGCGACAGGCCACGGAGCGGAATTGACGGGTCTCACGCATATCGGCGGCAAGTCGAAGAAACGCGTGCTGATCCTAGGAGCCGGAATTGCGGGCCTCACCACCGCATACGAGCTCGGCAAGCTCGGCTTCGACTGCGTCATCCTCGAACCCCGGGCCATCCCCGGCGGTCGGAGCATGACCCTACGCCGCGGGGACACCATCACCGAAACCACAGGCGCCTCTCAAACCTGCAAGTTCGACGAAGGACTCTACTTCAACCCAGGCCCCTCTCGCTTTCCGCAATGGCACGTCACCATGGACTACTGCCGGGAGCTTGGTGTGGAGGTTCAACCTTTCGTCAACCTGAACGAAAACGCGTTTTACTACGGCGAAGGCGACATTGGTCCCATGGCAGGAAAACGTGCACGTATCCGTGAAGTGAAGACAGATTTGCGTGGCTACACTGCCGAGCTTCTCGCCAAGGTCGCGGACGACGAGGCTCTCGACACCGAGCTCACCGCATCCGACAAGGAAGCGCTTCTCGATTTTCTCCACTACGAGGGAGGCCTCAGCGGTTCCCAACACGAATACAGAGGACACAATCGACGCGGCTACAAAGTCTGGCCAGGCGGCGGCTTGCAGGAGGGCGAACTCGGAGAGCCCTACAAATTCTCGGAGCTGCTGCAGTCTGGATTCGGAAACCTCTTCCATCGAGCCAACGAATACCAGTACCAATCGCAAATGTTCACGCCAGCAGGCGGTATGGACAAAATCCCCATGGCCCTCGCCGAGAAGGTAAAGGACAAGATCGTCTACGGCGCCCAGGTAAAGGAGATCCGCCGCACCAACCCCGGAGCCCGCGTCGTCTATACAGTAAACGGAGAAGACAAGGAGCTCAGCGGAGACTACTGCGTCTGCACCATTCCGCCCACGATTTTGCGTCGCCTGCAGACGGACTTTTCCCCGATGCTCAAGAATACGCTCAACATCGTGCCCTTCCAAAATTCCGGCAAGATCGGCATGCAGTTCAAGAGGCGTTTCTGGGAAGAGGACGACCGTATTTACGGCGGCATTTCCTGGACCAACCTCCCGGTGGCGGAAATATGGTATCCATCAAATGGATTCATGGGCAAAAAAGGGATCATGGGCGGCTACTACGTCTTCGGCCCCACCTCCGACCAGCTCGGTCGCATGACCCCGGAGCAACGCTTGGAGTTCGCCCTTTCTCACGGTGAAAAGGTTCACCCGCAATACCGCGAGGAGTTCGAAACTGCCTTCTCCGTAAATTGGTCCTCCATCCCTCACATCGAGGGCTGCTTGGCCCACTTCCCGCAAGCGATGCTCAAAACGTTCTACCCGCTGCTTATCAAGCCAGAGGGAGAGCTATACTTGGCAGCAAGTTGGGCCAGCCACCTCGGCGGCTGGCAAGCGGGCGCCTTCGAGGCAGCTCGGATCGCGGTAAAGAGCATTCACGAACGTACCATGGCATCATGA
- a CDS encoding ammonium transporter yields MNKVSTFSRLLRPSLFLLLTTFALSITGELFAQHRVTEGNYGEYIDTITAEESFFTIGNVWLIVCAVLVFMMHLGFATLESGLTRAKNTINIIFKNLFVISSGLLLYALFGFRTMYPGSEFNGIMSLGFWIDVNPADYLDLMSAKYANYTWWTDFIFQAMFAATAATIVSGAVAERVKLGSFMVFTLLIVGFAYPVAGSWEWGTGWLDRNGFHDFAGSSVVHAFGGFAALACVLILGPRRGKYGTDGPKKPIIGHSMPLASVGVFLLWFGWFGFNGGSVLSAHPEMIGLVVTNTALAGAAGCLASMLMTQFVLKKPDVSMALNGVLAGLVGITAGADSMMPAPAILVGAIAGALVVLAILGFEKIKIDDPVGATSVHGVCGAWGTLAVGIFGEAPFLWQLIGTLSYALFAFVFSFVVFYLIKLVMGVRVTAEEEDIGLDISEHGQEAYSID; encoded by the coding sequence ATGAATAAAGTATCCACTTTTTCGAGACTCCTTCGCCCGAGTCTCTTCCTACTGCTAACAACCTTCGCTCTTTCGATCACCGGCGAACTCTTCGCCCAGCATCGCGTAACCGAGGGCAACTACGGCGAATACATCGACACCATTACCGCTGAAGAATCCTTCTTCACCATCGGCAACGTCTGGCTAATCGTCTGCGCGGTACTCGTTTTCATGATGCACCTAGGCTTCGCCACTCTCGAATCAGGCCTCACCAGAGCGAAAAACACGATCAACATTATCTTCAAGAACCTGTTCGTGATCAGCTCCGGGCTTTTGCTCTACGCTCTCTTCGGGTTTCGCACGATGTATCCAGGTTCTGAATTCAATGGCATCATGTCGCTCGGCTTTTGGATCGATGTAAACCCTGCCGACTACCTCGACCTCATGAGCGCCAAGTACGCCAACTACACCTGGTGGACGGACTTCATCTTTCAGGCCATGTTCGCCGCTACCGCCGCAACCATCGTTTCAGGGGCGGTCGCCGAGCGCGTAAAGCTAGGCAGCTTCATGGTATTCACTCTCCTCATCGTTGGCTTCGCCTATCCGGTAGCCGGTTCCTGGGAGTGGGGCACCGGCTGGCTCGACCGCAACGGCTTCCACGATTTCGCGGGGTCTTCGGTCGTTCACGCCTTCGGTGGTTTCGCGGCCCTCGCCTGCGTCCTCATACTCGGCCCGAGAAGAGGAAAATACGGGACGGACGGTCCCAAGAAGCCCATCATCGGCCACAGCATGCCTCTCGCATCAGTCGGCGTCTTCCTTCTGTGGTTCGGCTGGTTCGGATTCAACGGCGGCTCCGTATTGAGCGCCCACCCAGAAATGATCGGCTTGGTCGTGACCAACACTGCCCTCGCGGGGGCGGCCGGCTGCTTGGCCAGCATGCTCATGACCCAATTCGTACTCAAGAAGCCGGACGTTTCGATGGCCTTGAACGGCGTACTTGCAGGACTCGTCGGCATCACTGCCGGAGCGGACTCCATGATGCCCGCTCCCGCGATCCTAGTCGGAGCGATCGCTGGGGCCCTCGTCGTGTTGGCCATTCTCGGCTTCGAAAAGATTAAAATCGACGACCCGGTCGGCGCCACTTCCGTGCACGGCGTCTGCGGCGCTTGGGGAACCTTGGCCGTGGGCATCTTCGGCGAAGCTCCTTTCCTGTGGCAGCTCATCGGGACCCTGTCCTACGCGCTATTCGCTTTCGTTTTCTCCTTCGTTGTCTTCTACCTGATCAAGTTGGTCATGGGCGTACGGGTCACCGCCGAAGAGGAGGACATCGGTCTCGACATTTCCGAGCACGGCCAGGAGGCCTACTCGATCGACTAG
- a CDS encoding pyridoxal phosphate-dependent aminotransferase — protein MSTTTVPKKSGHGSASLITSLFAAATFALSPQVAFSQHEVDSSEGSAGPIKISGNENAFGYSQMAMMAIMQELPDINRYAWEESQALIEAIAMREMVPGDYVVPTAGSGPVLQMAAMAYAAPGKNVVSVEPGYTQLVRTFDAFGGETKLVPLNDKLEYDLDAVKAAIDENTVMVYLCNPNNPTGTVVDPDALKTFIRELPEDIVAFVDEAYLELADGGLAAHSMVPLVREGENIILARTFSKVYGMAGLRVGYGIMKPDTKAKLRKYHMGGPNKLGCVAAVASLQDTAFFEQSVSSYRSVRKMVTDRLDELGIEYAYPQGSFVFMKTGVPIKEFQGLMEERQIMVGRPFPPMLDWCRVSIGTEDEMSTFLTVFEEVMKGQGKL, from the coding sequence ATGTCTACTACAACGGTACCGAAAAAGTCGGGGCATGGCTCCGCGTCTCTCATAACATCGCTCTTTGCCGCAGCGACTTTTGCGCTTTCTCCTCAGGTGGCCTTCTCTCAGCACGAGGTTGACTCGAGCGAGGGCAGCGCTGGTCCTATCAAAATCAGCGGAAACGAAAACGCGTTTGGTTACTCGCAGATGGCCATGATGGCTATCATGCAGGAGTTGCCGGACATTAATCGCTATGCTTGGGAAGAGTCCCAGGCGTTGATCGAAGCGATTGCCATGCGTGAAATGGTACCCGGCGATTACGTCGTTCCGACGGCCGGTTCCGGCCCAGTGCTGCAGATGGCTGCCATGGCTTACGCCGCTCCGGGCAAGAATGTGGTTTCCGTCGAGCCAGGCTACACTCAATTGGTCCGTACTTTCGACGCCTTTGGTGGCGAGACGAAGCTGGTGCCGCTCAACGACAAGCTTGAGTACGACCTCGACGCAGTTAAGGCGGCGATCGACGAGAACACGGTGATGGTTTATCTCTGCAATCCGAACAACCCGACCGGTACGGTCGTCGATCCGGACGCCCTCAAGACTTTTATTCGTGAGCTCCCAGAGGATATCGTCGCTTTCGTTGACGAGGCTTATCTCGAACTTGCCGACGGTGGCTTGGCGGCTCACAGCATGGTCCCGCTCGTCCGCGAAGGTGAAAACATCATCCTCGCTCGTACCTTCTCCAAGGTATACGGAATGGCCGGACTTCGCGTTGGATATGGTATCATGAAGCCGGATACGAAGGCCAAGCTGCGCAAGTACCACATGGGTGGCCCAAACAAGCTCGGTTGCGTTGCGGCTGTCGCCTCCTTGCAAGATACTGCTTTCTTTGAGCAAAGCGTAAGCAGCTACCGCTCGGTACGCAAGATGGTCACCGACCGCCTCGACGAACTGGGAATCGAGTACGCGTATCCGCAGGGCAGCTTCGTCTTCATGAAGACCGGAGTGCCTATCAAGGAATTTCAAGGGTTGATGGAAGAACGTCAGATCATGGTAGGTCGTCCATTCCCTCCAATGCTCGACTGGTGCCGCGTTAGTATCGGCACTGAAGACGAAATGAGCACTTTCCTCACTGTTTTCGAAGAGGTGATGAAGGGCCAAGGAAAGCTTTAG
- a CDS encoding MFS transporter, whose amino-acid sequence MTAIEKERLNEARAWKTLFFVSLVNSAQAALAVIGIPSLADQLSLSGPQLTSLLAALPIAAGVAAAVAGPLSDRFGRKRTLLTGLALLGSSLIPHSIAEHYIPLLLLRVATGFATGILMGLPSTLLSDTFRKDRQQALSGKTLCGYAIGQTVGIPLGIWLMDWTNFLWVCALYGAFALACIPFAYRLLPNPTHPNHNKSAAKWIANYARRSCETFKDKDFNLIAAASFLSFTALSTFYVSFALWLFSTAALRPSEIAPMYLAGGLLQVLVFTAILQRLTKLRPQLTIAISLILNTLIFSSVYPGLTSLNAATLFFALTLGAVSLRIPGLQYLINNRGDPLQKGLRVSLNQTSSHLGKALGSILGGSLFPIMGMHQIALFCGVLTLACSLLFLRDLFSELNAEQIKPKRLRNRRGENFNIQKIEKWGSSGTHVAN is encoded by the coding sequence ATGACCGCGATCGAAAAAGAACGCCTCAACGAAGCGAGAGCGTGGAAGACGCTCTTCTTCGTCAGCCTCGTCAATTCCGCGCAGGCCGCCCTTGCGGTAATTGGCATTCCATCCCTTGCCGACCAGCTATCGCTAAGCGGCCCGCAGCTCACCAGCCTTCTGGCAGCCCTACCCATTGCCGCCGGAGTTGCAGCCGCAGTCGCAGGGCCGCTTTCTGACCGATTCGGAAGGAAGCGGACCTTGCTCACCGGTCTCGCTCTCCTGGGCAGCTCGCTCATCCCCCACTCCATCGCGGAACACTACATCCCGCTGCTTCTCCTGCGCGTCGCCACCGGCTTCGCTACCGGAATCCTCATGGGACTTCCCTCGACCCTCCTCAGCGACACCTTTCGCAAGGACAGGCAGCAAGCCCTCTCCGGAAAAACGCTCTGCGGCTACGCCATCGGCCAAACCGTGGGAATTCCTCTCGGCATTTGGCTGATGGACTGGACCAACTTCCTCTGGGTCTGCGCCCTGTACGGAGCCTTCGCCCTCGCCTGTATCCCCTTTGCCTATCGACTGCTTCCCAACCCCACCCACCCCAACCATAACAAGTCCGCAGCCAAATGGATCGCCAACTACGCCCGCCGTTCCTGCGAAACCTTCAAGGACAAAGACTTCAACCTGATCGCCGCGGCCTCCTTCCTAAGCTTCACCGCGCTCTCAACCTTCTACGTTAGCTTCGCGCTCTGGCTCTTTTCCACCGCTGCATTGAGACCTTCCGAGATCGCTCCCATGTACCTAGCTGGAGGATTGCTGCAAGTGCTCGTATTCACCGCGATCCTCCAACGCCTAACGAAACTAAGGCCCCAGCTCACCATCGCCATATCCCTGATCCTCAACACGCTCATATTTTCCTCCGTCTATCCCGGACTGACGAGCCTCAACGCCGCGACCCTGTTCTTCGCCCTGACGCTCGGCGCCGTCTCCTTGCGCATCCCCGGTCTGCAGTACCTGATAAACAACCGCGGGGATCCCCTGCAAAAAGGACTCCGGGTCAGCCTCAACCAAACAAGCAGCCATCTAGGGAAAGCATTGGGATCAATACTAGGCGGAAGCCTCTTTCCGATCATGGGAATGCATCAAATTGCACTCTTCTGCGGGGTGTTAACCCTAGCCTGCAGCTTACTTTTTCTAAGGGATTTATTTAGCGAGCTCAATGCTGAACAAATAAAGCCCAAACGCCTGCGCAACAGGAGGGGAGAAAATTTCAATATCCAAAAAATTGAAAAGTGGGGTAGCTCTGGCACGCACGTTGCTAACTGA
- a CDS encoding pyridoxal phosphate-dependent aminotransferase, which yields MVGKNAGNRKGGAISRRDWIRNAGVMSLGMALGGRLLGQAAPGAQSRIARYPELKHINLAGNENPFGPSQKVSMAIMREVGNSCRYPFREEEILKDRIAEREGVPSDHVILGNGCDEILALAAAAYAAPGKTVVSASPTYLQLGEHAEKKGAHVEWVSHAKSMQHDLQAMLSAVEERKAVLSYICNPDTPSGTICSAEDIKNYCIKASDTGAVFLDEVYLDLLPDFAAQTQVELVRQGYPVIIGRSFSKMHGLAGHRIGYAIARPEIVEKMGRYKMSSPSYLGVIAAIASVDDDAFHARSRELIAKGRQEFCSLLDELGLAYTPSVGNFVFHYTGIEIREFQKRMKDRGFLVGRPFPPYDDWCRISIGTPKEMADYEKAMREVFAS from the coding sequence ATGGTTGGAAAGAATGCGGGAAACAGGAAGGGCGGAGCGATTAGCCGCCGCGATTGGATACGAAATGCGGGGGTAATGTCCTTGGGCATGGCTCTTGGAGGTCGCCTGCTTGGCCAAGCCGCTCCGGGCGCTCAAAGCCGGATCGCTAGGTATCCAGAGTTAAAGCACATCAATTTGGCAGGTAACGAGAATCCTTTTGGCCCCTCGCAGAAAGTCAGCATGGCGATCATGCGCGAGGTGGGAAACAGCTGCCGATACCCGTTTAGGGAGGAAGAGATCCTCAAGGATCGGATTGCGGAACGGGAAGGCGTTCCTTCGGACCACGTAATATTGGGCAACGGATGCGACGAGATATTGGCTTTGGCTGCTGCAGCGTACGCAGCTCCTGGAAAGACGGTGGTTTCGGCGAGTCCGACGTATCTGCAGCTTGGAGAGCACGCTGAAAAGAAGGGCGCTCATGTGGAGTGGGTGAGTCACGCGAAGAGCATGCAGCACGATCTGCAGGCCATGCTGTCGGCGGTGGAAGAACGCAAAGCCGTATTGAGCTATATTTGCAATCCGGATACGCCCTCCGGGACCATTTGCTCTGCCGAAGACATCAAGAATTATTGTATCAAGGCGAGCGATACAGGAGCGGTCTTTCTCGATGAAGTCTATTTGGATCTATTGCCAGATTTCGCTGCTCAGACGCAGGTGGAACTCGTTAGGCAGGGCTATCCCGTTATCATTGGGCGCTCGTTTTCCAAGATGCATGGCCTGGCGGGACATCGTATCGGTTACGCGATCGCTCGTCCGGAAATCGTAGAAAAGATGGGGCGCTACAAGATGTCGAGTCCGAGCTATCTGGGCGTGATCGCTGCGATAGCGAGCGTTGATGACGACGCGTTTCACGCTCGATCTCGCGAGTTGATAGCGAAGGGCCGTCAGGAATTTTGCAGTCTGTTAGACGAGTTGGGACTCGCGTACACTCCTTCGGTAGGGAACTTCGTATTCCACTATACGGGCATCGAAATTCGCGAGTTCCAGAAGCGCATGAAGGACCGTGGCTTTCTAGTGGGAAGACCGTTTCCGCCATATGACGACTGGTGTCGTATCAGCATCGGCACGCCAAAGGAGATGGCTGACTACGAGAAAGCGATGCGAGAGGTTTTCGCCTCCTGA
- a CDS encoding outer membrane beta-barrel protein: protein MKPFRSNPVTVAGALLCSCLTAPAGQSQTAASTISPSSTAPREAAPAAEQKDETNQSPRERGRILVKRNPIASEYQVFGDIGTSPGADADGEGVDFRSFFPSRSPNANPSDSLTLGYSLNFNDQSGIGKSGYSLSFSKALDPEKKWVIAAQYKDSASDRLIEHYESVWLQSPGEETYYLDRPRFSFDEILTENTVATAQIGFRPNDRHEFYFKTSYQDYADDSYRNRIELQTGAATVVDGSQSVADDGTILAASFEDARTRRYFGDTENRRTRLHNTFGGTYNGDDWTVDYSVYTQKWDLNTLWYNWNFQDRGLDLSYQVDDPYLPNITVHNGIDLLDTSTAAFSNLRIHDSATRDRDLAARVDADRQLSIAGADYWIQTGALHREKERNTWEDRTVFLPITGNSFTLDQVAFDHSGSPLLSGTYTQPPGLSPSKSRAFVEEHPEIFVSNEFREKVESAPQSYTAEESVSSAYLLGTRKVGEWTYELGGRLERTKTATRGTVIIPEAVNDPEEGELIEIIEDPNSGSDLIIKDLYSENSYTNFIPSAEVSYNTTPDTTWKAAWFQLLMRPQYYNIVDYRRISIPTRSISEGNPDLNPTEIDKFRLSWTKNNETLGTFSIEGYLINIENFFYGSVSEDTILEEGTPTIYKVSRVQNGEEAKIKGFEIQWSKTAKDFGFLDSATASFAYTYSDSEANVQSRPDDILPTPERSEHLGKLSLKGTIGSLTSGIDLSYQSEALDDLGGSYSQDEYREAVIRLDARSSYRLDEKTTLSINLSNLTDHPERSYEGSPYRVTRNQYSSWFGTFNVSRSF, encoded by the coding sequence CTGCCAGCACCATAAGCCCGAGCTCCACCGCTCCCAGAGAAGCCGCTCCCGCTGCCGAGCAAAAGGACGAGACGAACCAAAGCCCGCGAGAGCGAGGACGCATCTTGGTGAAACGAAATCCAATCGCCTCCGAGTATCAGGTATTTGGCGACATCGGGACCAGCCCCGGAGCTGACGCCGACGGCGAAGGCGTCGACTTTCGCTCCTTTTTCCCTAGCAGGTCGCCCAACGCAAACCCAAGCGACTCCTTGACCTTAGGCTACAGTTTGAACTTCAACGACCAGTCGGGCATCGGGAAGAGCGGCTACAGCCTCTCCTTCTCAAAGGCGCTCGATCCTGAAAAGAAGTGGGTCATCGCTGCCCAATACAAAGACAGCGCCTCAGATCGACTCATCGAGCACTATGAGTCCGTGTGGCTGCAAAGCCCTGGCGAGGAAACCTACTACCTCGACCGCCCTCGTTTTTCCTTCGACGAAATCTTGACCGAGAACACGGTCGCGACCGCCCAAATCGGGTTCAGACCCAACGACCGTCACGAGTTCTACTTCAAGACCTCCTACCAAGATTACGCGGACGATTCCTACCGCAACCGAATCGAACTGCAGACCGGCGCCGCAACTGTAGTCGATGGCTCCCAATCGGTAGCGGACGACGGCACAATCCTCGCAGCCTCCTTCGAGGACGCTCGTACCCGCCGCTATTTCGGCGATACCGAGAACCGCAGAACGCGCCTCCACAACACCTTCGGAGGAACCTACAACGGAGACGACTGGACCGTCGACTACTCCGTGTATACTCAAAAGTGGGATCTCAACACACTGTGGTACAACTGGAACTTCCAGGACCGAGGCCTCGACCTTTCTTACCAAGTCGACGACCCCTACCTTCCCAACATAACGGTGCACAACGGCATCGACTTGCTCGACACCAGCACCGCAGCCTTCTCGAATCTGCGTATCCACGACAGCGCGACACGCGACCGCGACCTCGCAGCACGCGTCGACGCTGACCGGCAGCTTTCGATCGCCGGGGCTGACTACTGGATCCAAACCGGCGCCCTCCATCGCGAAAAGGAGAGAAACACCTGGGAGGATCGCACCGTATTTCTCCCGATCACAGGAAACAGCTTCACCCTCGATCAAGTCGCGTTCGACCACTCGGGCTCCCCACTCCTTTCCGGCACCTACACTCAGCCCCCTGGCCTTTCACCCAGCAAGAGCCGGGCATTCGTGGAGGAGCATCCGGAAATCTTCGTGAGCAACGAATTTCGCGAGAAAGTGGAATCCGCGCCCCAGTCCTACACTGCTGAGGAGTCCGTTAGCTCGGCTTACCTGCTCGGAACGAGAAAAGTCGGCGAATGGACCTACGAACTTGGCGGGCGCCTCGAACGAACCAAAACGGCGACCCGCGGTACCGTAATCATCCCTGAGGCCGTAAACGACCCCGAAGAAGGGGAACTGATCGAGATCATCGAGGATCCCAATTCCGGCTCGGACCTGATCATAAAGGACCTGTACTCGGAAAACTCATACACTAACTTCATACCCAGCGCCGAGGTTTCGTACAACACCACACCTGACACCACTTGGAAAGCCGCGTGGTTCCAGCTACTCATGCGTCCCCAATACTACAACATCGTAGACTACCGCCGCATCAGCATCCCAACCCGCAGCATATCGGAAGGGAACCCAGACCTAAATCCTACCGAGATCGACAAGTTCCGCCTTTCGTGGACAAAGAACAACGAAACGCTCGGCACCTTTTCCATCGAAGGCTACCTAATCAATATCGAGAACTTTTTCTACGGTTCCGTATCCGAAGACACCATACTGGAAGAAGGTACCCCCACCATCTACAAGGTCAGCCGTGTGCAGAATGGCGAAGAGGCCAAAATAAAAGGGTTTGAAATCCAATGGAGCAAGACGGCGAAGGACTTTGGCTTCCTCGACAGCGCCACCGCTAGCTTCGCCTACACCTACTCGGACTCGGAAGCCAATGTCCAGTCGCGACCTGACGACATCCTTCCCACGCCGGAACGCTCCGAGCACCTCGGCAAGCTCAGCCTAAAGGGCACCATCGGAAGCCTCACCTCCGGCATCGACCTCAGCTACCAAAGCGAGGCCCTCGACGACCTTGGAGGTTCGTATTCTCAAGACGAATACAGGGAAGCGGTCATTCGCCTAGACGCCCGCAGCAGCTACCGACTTGACGAGAAAACGACGCTAAGCATCAACCTCTCGAATCTTACCGACCACCCGGAACGTTCCTACGAGGGCTCGCCATACCGCGTAACCCGCAATCAATACAGTTCCTGGTTTGGCACCTTTAACGTTTCGCGCTCTTTCTAG